The Gracilinanus agilis isolate LMUSP501 unplaced genomic scaffold, AgileGrace unplaced_scaffold20422, whole genome shotgun sequence genome window below encodes:
- the LOC123254359 gene encoding protein FAM124A-like, with protein sequence AHSLYRKSSKASKLHCYSEKTSSFIPPSSFIPRSRTLSSSQQPPSGRPANGLYQPDLAPGDQGEWTQRNSNARYPAWSFPRSKSLFCLPTGGTTSDSLPVAGPLWLLNRGSPAVEESEPKQNPKLSVDDLEGAQETDVDTGLKLSFSDLSVVSAYSAPSGFCNNLETFLPPRKCQPHWPKQGASKGRPLSASSGVPAEASCTSLSSFTEGSSSSISSSAASPFASSSTLKETSEPPTSHSSEVKQISDNLQQLAEPPGPPTQEIEEFYI encoded by the coding sequence GCACACAGTTTGTATAGGAAATCTTCTAAGGCCAGCAAGCTTCATTGCTACTCAGAGAAGacttcttccttcatccctccatCTAGCTTCATTCCACGGAGTCGCACACTCAGTAGCAGCCAGCAGCCGCCATCAGGCCGTCCAGCCAATGGGCTCTACCAGCCTGACCTGGCTCCTGGCGATCAGGGAGAATGGACTCAAAGGAACAGCAATGCTCGCTACCCAGCCTGGTCATTCCCAAGGAGCAAGTCATTGTTTTGTTTGCCCACTGGAGGAACAACCTCTGACTCCTTGCCCGTGGCTGGACCACTCTGGCTTTTAAACAGAGGTTCCCCAGCTGTAGAGGAATCTGAACCGAAACAGAACCCCAAGCTATCTGTTGATGACTTAGAGGGTGCTCAAGAAACTGATGTGGACACAGGCCTAAAACTTTCTTTCTCGGACTTGTCTGTGGTCTCAGCCTATTCAGCTCCTAGTGGGTTTTGTAATAATTTGGAAACTTTCCTCCCTCCAAGAAAATGTCAGCCCCATTGGCCAAAGCAGGGAGCTTCCAAAGGAAGGCCACTGTCTGCTTCAAGTGGTGTGCCGGCAGAGGCCTCCTGCACATCCCTTTCCTCATTTACTGAGGGGTCATCCAGCTCTATCTCGTCATCTGCAGCATCTCCCTTTGCATCCTCCTCCACACTCAAGGAGACCTCTGAGCCCCCCACTTCCCATTCTTCAGAAGTTAAGCAAATCAGTGACAACCTCCAACAACTTGCAGAGCCCCCTGGACCCCCAACTCAAGAAATCGAAGAGTTCTACATCTga